The following DNA comes from Anopheles arabiensis isolate DONGOLA chromosome 3, AaraD3, whole genome shotgun sequence.
aactttctttttgtcactgaaaaattcaatttaaaaaaagttacaacttttggggcaaaagagccatctctatttggggcaagtgtgccaccatctttcaacgcctgcttccgaacaatacaatatctcgctgaaagtgtcaattatatgcccgaacgaaccaacaactcgctgatcatgtcaataatatcatcggaaaccctgtatttgcTACTTTTAGTACTTTTAAGAATGAAGAATTGAATGCTGCGGCAcagggtgtaaacaaaacaaatgacaacactacagaatcgctgaacatgtcaacgcctacttccgaacaattctataactcgctgaaagagtctattatatgacTGAACgcatctacaactcgctgaacatgtctatataatcctcgaaaaccctgtaaaaacaGCTTAAAAATCCAGAATTATTCGATAAACCactaaataaatgaataaacacAATCTGAACCATAACCAAAATCCTCACATTTGAGAGCATTTTTAGAAAAGCATATCCGATCTTATCGAACgttgaaaatgaaaccaaataATAAGTACTATTTCAATAGTTGCCAATTATTTGTAGTACAACTAGaaatttttctattattgtAAAGGATGtacaatttgaaaaataataaatggtTTGTTACTATActtgcaaaaccaaacaaccaaacaaatagCTACACCTATTCATTCCCTCATCACTGTACGCATTTCAAGCCGCAGCATGCATGGTCGGCGTTCAGCATTACCTTCCTCCAATTCACATGTCTTATATTTTACGGCCCATTGATGAGAAGCTAAAACGGATGCCCCCGTAGTTACCaacttcatttatttatttgcaaacatACAGACACCCAGCACATTCATTCACATGCCCATAAATTGGCTATTTATATTCATAAGCAATTAGGAAAagtttaattgcattttacCGGTGGTGCGCAAGAGCTTTAAGACGCTGGCTGCGGAGCTTACACACGCTTCCCAATTACCGGTTTAAACAGGTTACCAAAGCAAGTAGCTACCGTCGTGCCTTGCTGGCGAGTGCGATGTTGGTTTTTAAGACACTTCTTCGCGCACATCAATGGCCCATTAGTGGAGGGTTGTGAAGAAAAATTTAAGATATTAATAAGTCATAGAATGGGAAGATTTATTACCATCATTTACACACCCCGCGCCAGAGGCTCACGAGGGTTGTTCCGGTAACGAATTTATCATCTACCGCTGCCAGCGCCGCCGCGTTGATTAGATAagatgaagtgtgtgtgtctcgctgTACTTGTTCCTTTTTCTGAGGTGCAAAATTTCCTAAAAGAATGTGTTTGACACACGTTCCAGTAGAGGGAGAAATTTTAAAACTTCTCCCGTGGAACAGAAACGAGCCGACGACTTATCGGGCTCCATCACCGTCCATTAGAAGAGCGATCCGTttgcccgaaaaaaaaaacacacaaaggtGCCATGGTGCAGGAGTGAATTTTGGTgtttataatttattcaacCAATAGGTTGATTTATGGCGACAAGTTTCGATAAATCGGCCCCGGACTCATTTCGGGCTGGAATGAAGATCACTTCCTAGACCGCGATCGCAAAAGGGGGAGAGCCAAGCGAGATGATAAAGCAGCGTGCCATTCATCTTAGCTCATCGCCATAAATCTTTCGGGCCCTTTTGCCGGACGACACCGGTCCAGTTAGCGCGAACAGGCGGTGACACAGCACGGCACTGCAGGAACTGAGTGGAATGCTTTCGTTTTACCACTTGTTGGTGGAGGCTTTGCGAATACGAATGTCGCCCGCCAGCCCGTACTCGGGCGGTGGAAGAATGAGCGTCGATTTGACAACCCTGGCCGTTTCGGCCCGATCGATGCCGGATCTGGTGCGTGCAATCAGCGGTTTCAGTGTGCAGTAGTAGACGAGCTCGACGATGCTCAGTATGCTGACGCCCATAAACAGTCCCAAAACGCCGCCGCAATTGGCGAGAAAGTCACTGATGCCAAACAGTTCGCTCCGCTTGATCGGGATAAAGCGAGACACTTTGAAGTATATTGAGAGATAGGACAGTTCCGTGCTGGAAGTGAAGTGAAATCAGTTTAAAAAACCCAACCTATCCCGTAATTGTGATTCTATTATGGCTCACTTGTCGTCCACACCAGCGATGAGATGAATGTTCTCCGCCAGCTTTCTCCAATCGAACATTGCCTGCGATATTTCCGTGTTGTAGAACAGTGCATTACAGGACGGCAAACAGTTGCAGTGCTCCAGAAAGTTGTCGGTTTTGTTCAGCTCATGCAGCAAGTCCATCTCCTCCAACACGGATAGTGCCATATCGGCACAGCTAGCCTTGCCCATCCCACAGATCCTATCATCCTTCGTGCGAGGCAACGGAAACGGCACGCAACCACAAGTCTTCAGCGTGTAGTTGGAAAGACACTCAATGTCACAGTTGTACTTGGAGTACACCTTGAAATAGCGCAGGTATCGCTCGTGATTGTAGTAACAGAGCCGCCGACTTGGATCATACCGTCGCACATTGGCAGTGGTGTCGAACAGGAGCGGTTCAACCGATACGGACACCTCCTGGCTAAGCGGGATGCGAAAGAACTCGTTCACCATCCTTGGATACTGTACCGGTGAGTGTAGGTGCACCTTAAACCCTTGGAATGAGTTCTGAGAGAGGCAACAAATTATATTTTGTACAGATGTTTGAGATTTTGGCACTCACCCCACACATATAGTCCATATCCGATATCTGAACCTTCGTTATGACAAACAACCCAGCGCGTCTTCCCGCTCCAAAGGCACGCCTTGGGTACGTGTCTCCCCCGGCCCGGCTACTGTACCCTTCGTCCATGTTCCACTGCTTGGAGGATTGATTCTCCGCCATGTACTCGTACTCGGAGTGTAGCTGATCGCGCCGCATCAGATCGTCCGCAGCGAGCGAGTTGAAGGTGTAGCAAATTCCCGCCTCGGTGAGCGTTTCCTTGAAAAAGTCTCTGCAATCGATCACCTGCTCTCGCCAACCGCACAGCAAAAACATATCCTCGAACGGTATTGCCATCCGCTGCAGGAGCGGTACCACGTCGTCCGCGTACGATTCGTTATTCATTTCGATGCCGAACGAAAAGTCACACACCTGCAGCAGAGCCTCTAGCTTGTCAATTCTGTAGTAGAATAAGCAAACGACGCTAAGTATACCAAAAACCAATGATTATTTCTAGTTAATGACACCCACTGCTCTTTTGCCATAAATTGCCACAACTCCTCATCATTGTACAGCTGATAAGCGGTCGTGAAGTCGAGATCCTTCTTGCGCACCTTTGTCTCGGGACAGATCGTTACGGCTGGAAAGGGAATTGTAAACACGGGGACTGGCTTCTCTCCGAACGTTACCACGACTGGCTCTTTGTCCCATTTTATGTAGACACTGTGTATGAGTGTTCCACAACCGTACAGTGAGAGCAGACACACAACAATCCACCAGATTCTATGAAGAGGGTGAAGATGTGCATTAAATTAAGTGTTCAATTTTGGTTTATTCCACGCAAAATTACCTCTCAATAGTTATCCGCTTATTGCCTACAAGGTACTTAAACCCATGGATCGTACTGTTCATACAGTAGTCTACCCAAAGACTGCGCGGGCCACTCTCTTTATATGACTCGTTTAGAAGCTCCGGTTCCCAGAGATTGCCCTCTGAAGCAGGTACTGAGGTACGTAGCTTCGGAAACTTTGTTTCCACCATGTCCAGCGTTGTGTAAGGTTCTAATGCAACTGGAACATTACTTCCGGGGCGCTTGACGCACCAACTGGTGGCGTGCAAATGGCGAGAAGGATCCTGATTAAAAATTGACACGAAACAACTCCCAGGCGTGCCCTAATTAATACGAGCGTGTCATAGGGCacattaaaaatgaatttgAAGATGGTTGTAGATTTGCTGTGAGATAAAAAGTAGCGTCAAACAATCATAAATCGGTTGGAAAGTATAGCACAATTTATTTAACTTTCAATTGGCCTTACAACTGTGCCCGAACGCAAAAATCGTCTTAAAATCCTTTACCATGCCTTAACTCTTGTCTTTAAATCCCCTGTATGTTTTAAAGCTTGGTGTTGAGTTGAAAACCTCCGAGCTTTACGCCGTTTCTTGTTCCGGAAATTGGCTTGATAAAACGTTGCACTCGATGTGCAACAGCTCGTCGTCGCCGAGCAAGATTGACAAGTCCGTGATCGTGCCGGTACAGTTTTCCCTCCGCCAGAGAAAGGCAGGCAGCGAAAGGGCTTCAAAAATATCTTGGAAgtaatgaatatttatttattcactgttgtttatttattatttcaacagTTTGGCGAACCGTGGCAGCCGACTTCggatttggatttttgcgCTGGCCGATGGACGGATGAGCAACGGATGGCTGCAGGCGATTGCAGTTTTCGGCTGCTTTTTGCATAGTGAGGGAGAGTCGTTCACTTCAATGGACAATTTATTTTAGAATGCATTACGCTTCAATGGCGTTAAGatcgttttaaaaatataaattttccccattaattaattttaattaactttttACATGAATATCTTTACTTTTCACAAAATTCAAACCTGAATTAAATAAGAAATTGAATCTTTTTGGCCAAAGAAACGTTTTGAGCCTGCTGTTTCAGCATGAAAAAACCTCAGCAAGAAGCATAAGCTAAAAACGTGCCAAAAGCAAAATCGTGACGCTCCAAGATCATAACTCGGTGCACCTTCTGCAATCCGTACTTCACCACAATCAAGGGCCTGCAAATtcatcagcaaaaaaaaaaaaatggaacgttCTGATCAACTGTCAAGCAATGGAAGATTTTCGGTTGTTTATCTGACGAAAATTTCACGGCCCAGTACGATGATCCTCCCCAAAATTTAGGGCATTCCATCAGAGGGcgcgtgcaaaaaaaaacctccgaTCCTCGCAAGACGAATTTTTAACAGTTTCCTGTCCTTTTCTACCTTGCTTAAGGAGACGATCCTCTTAAGAGCACATTTTTCATGCCTGTTTGAAGCTTGCAAAGAACACTGTCGAGCCGTAATGCAAACAGTGTTACCTGTTTTGGGTGCACAAAAGGGTGAAAAATCCACATACGTAAAAAGCCGTGCTGACGTGCCTAGCGAATTAGCTGAAGAAGATCGGACCGGACTTtt
Coding sequences within:
- the LOC120902426 gene encoding pickpocket protein 28-like, with the translated sequence MVETKFPKLRTSVPASEGNLWEPELLNESYKESGPRSLWVDYCMNSTIHGFKYLVGNKRITIERIWWIVVCLLSLYGCGTLIHSVYIKWDKEPVVVTFGEKPVPVFTIPFPAVTICPETKVRKKDLDFTTAYQLYNDEELWQFMAKEQIDKLEALLQVCDFSFGIEMNNESYADDVVPLLQRMAIPFEDMFLLCGWREQVIDCRDFFKETLTEAGICYTFNSLAADDLMRRDQLHSEYEYMAENQSSKQWNMDEGYSSRAGGDTYPRRAFGAGRRAGLFVITKVQISDMDYMCGNSFQGFKVHLHSPVQYPRMVNEFFRIPLSQEVSVSVEPLLFDTTANVRRYDPSRRLCYYNHERYLRYFKVYSKYNCDIECLSNYTLKTCGCVPFPLPRTKDDRICGMGKASCADMALSVLEEMDLLHELNKTDNFLEHCNCLPSCNALFYNTEISQAMFDWRKLAENIHLIAGVDDNTELSYLSIYFKVSRFIPIKRSELFGISDFLANCGGVLGLFMGVSILSIVELVYYCTLKPLIARTRSGIDRAETARVVKSTLILPPPEYGLAGDIRIRKASTNKW